A genomic stretch from Empedobacter stercoris includes:
- a CDS encoding YciE/YciF ferroxidase family protein: MEKKESHPNNTMDKSTENIDEKMKKSALHKFFISALKDIYYAEHALIDSLEKMQKFATTEELKDAFEDHQLQTKKHISRLDKIFGLLDEKTEKKECEAIKGLIKEAEEMIKSTQDGSMTRDAALIIAAQKIEHYEIATYGGLVQLAITMEHHKVAELLEKTLVEEEETDDDLTDIAETLINFEAEAEEN, from the coding sequence ATGGAAAAGAAAGAATCTCATCCAAATAATACAATGGATAAATCAACTGAAAATATTGATGAAAAAATGAAAAAGTCAGCTTTGCACAAATTTTTTATTTCTGCATTAAAAGATATTTATTATGCAGAGCACGCATTAATTGATAGTTTGGAAAAAATGCAAAAATTTGCAACAACAGAGGAGTTAAAAGATGCTTTTGAAGATCATCAGTTACAAACCAAAAAACATATTAGTCGATTAGACAAAATATTTGGATTATTGGATGAAAAGACAGAGAAGAAAGAATGTGAAGCGATAAAGGGGCTAATTAAAGAAGCAGAAGAAATGATTAAATCGACACAAGATGGATCAATGACACGTGATGCTGCTTTAATAATTGCTGCTCAAAAGATAGAGCATTATGAAATTGCAACTTATGGTGGTTTGGTACAATTGGCAATTACAATGGAGCATCATAAAGTAGCTGAGTTACTTGAAAAAACATTGGTTGAAGAGGAGGAAACGGATGATGACCTAACCGATATTGCTGAAACTTTAATCAATTTCGAAGCAGAAGCAGAAGAAAATTAG
- a CDS encoding efflux RND transporter permease subunit encodes MNISEISIKRPSLIIVLFSVFTLLGIIGFKNLSYELMPDFNQPVVVIRTAYPGAEPNEVETSVSRKIEDALSNLEGVDYLITKSLPNASVIIANLKYGTDLDKTMQDAQRYIDNIRKDLPKDIQSPVMSKVSPNDLPIMSVSATSDLESTVFYQKMKDDFLPQIQQLKGVAEITILGGEEREIQVKVDKEKLKLYKISMNQIVEAINRSGIDIPVGKLQTDQENNSVRLVGKFNTLSEIQHVQIAMPFPNSPIYVKDIASVEEGVKEITSYSRYNGKNGIGLLIKKQGDANAVDVSKLIREQFQSIEEQNSSFNVQFIVTDDSTDTTIAAVNSVMYDLILAVILVALVMLLFLRSFRNALIVLVAIPTSLITSFAVMWLLGYTLNLMTLLAMSLIIGILVDDATVVLENIQRHLDKGKDKTTAALDGRMEIGFSALSITLVDVVVFLPILFLQVFVGDMLKQFSVVVITSTLTSLLVGFTLTPWLASRIGKKEDLQPTTIFNRFLLWFEHQLDKFINWYGKTLNWVLGHKLLFTGFVLLLFVGTAVMMKQGIIGKELIATGDQGKFRLALEFDKSTSIQQNNLVSQKIENYILNQPEVSAVFSNVGGPSTGIGSIGVGAVNKTELNIQLKPKNQINNLSTEQFMQNLREDLQKEYTGISFSITVIGLVPKTEPIEITLSGSDLEQVLQSGHDLKAMIEKIPGADNVRLSVETGSPELKIIPDKDKMQRLGLTTAYVGTNLRTAFTGNDDAILTENGTEYPVRIWLGKFSRENYDDLNQLHIINPMGIPIEVSQFAAIERDNSHSLLERKDRQAAVTLTADALGRPSGTVADDVVAYLENNPLPANMELTWGSEIKRQNDSFGALSSVLLISFLLIYLIMVALYDSFIYPFVALFAIPVAIIGAFLALNLSLNNMSLFALLGLIMLMGLVTKNAILIVDFTNQLKSSGIHYKEALILAGKERLRPILMTTLSMAIGMLPIALASGTASEWKNGLAWIIIGGLLSSLALTVFLVPMVYYVVDSIKEKMN; translated from the coding sequence ATGAACATTTCAGAAATTTCCATTAAAAGGCCTTCATTGATCATTGTACTTTTTAGTGTATTTACGCTTTTAGGAATCATTGGTTTTAAGAATTTGAGCTATGAACTGATGCCCGATTTTAATCAACCTGTTGTGGTTATCCGTACTGCTTATCCCGGAGCAGAACCCAATGAAGTTGAAACTTCTGTTTCCCGAAAAATAGAAGATGCACTTTCTAATTTAGAAGGTGTAGATTATTTGATTACAAAATCATTGCCCAACGCTTCTGTGATCATTGCCAATCTTAAATATGGAACAGATTTGGATAAAACAATGCAGGATGCGCAACGCTATATTGATAATATTCGAAAGGATTTACCAAAGGATATTCAGAGTCCTGTGATGAGCAAAGTGTCACCTAATGATTTGCCTATAATGTCGGTGAGTGCAACAAGCGATTTAGAATCGACTGTATTTTACCAGAAAATGAAAGACGATTTTCTACCGCAAATTCAACAATTAAAAGGAGTGGCCGAAATTACCATTTTAGGTGGAGAAGAACGAGAAATTCAAGTAAAAGTAGATAAAGAAAAACTGAAGCTTTACAAAATTTCTATGAATCAAATAGTGGAAGCCATTAATCGTTCTGGAATTGATATTCCTGTTGGTAAATTGCAAACTGACCAAGAAAATAACTCGGTTCGATTAGTTGGGAAATTTAATACACTTTCAGAAATTCAACATGTACAAATTGCAATGCCTTTTCCAAATAGTCCGATTTACGTTAAAGATATTGCATCTGTAGAAGAGGGAGTGAAAGAAATTACTTCTTACAGTCGTTACAATGGTAAAAATGGGATAGGTTTATTGATTAAGAAACAAGGAGATGCCAATGCCGTAGATGTTTCGAAATTGATAAGAGAACAGTTCCAATCGATCGAAGAACAAAATTCAAGCTTTAATGTACAATTTATAGTCACTGACGATAGTACGGATACAACTATTGCAGCTGTTAATTCGGTGATGTATGATTTGATTTTAGCTGTTATTTTAGTCGCATTGGTCATGTTACTTTTCTTACGTAGTTTCAGAAATGCATTGATTGTCTTGGTCGCTATTCCAACTTCTTTAATTACTTCTTTTGCAGTGATGTGGTTATTAGGTTATACGCTTAATTTGATGACTTTACTTGCCATGTCTTTAATTATTGGTATTTTGGTGGATGATGCAACTGTTGTTTTAGAAAACATTCAACGTCATTTGGATAAAGGAAAGGATAAAACAACTGCAGCTTTGGACGGACGAATGGAAATTGGTTTTTCAGCACTTTCTATTACATTGGTGGATGTAGTGGTATTTTTACCCATCTTATTTTTACAAGTTTTTGTAGGCGATATGCTCAAACAGTTTTCGGTAGTAGTGATTACTTCTACGTTAACAAGTTTATTGGTAGGGTTTACGTTAACTCCTTGGTTAGCTTCACGCATTGGAAAAAAAGAAGATTTACAACCTACGACTATTTTTAATCGTTTTTTACTTTGGTTTGAACATCAGTTAGACAAATTTATCAATTGGTATGGCAAAACTTTAAATTGGGTTTTAGGTCATAAATTGCTTTTTACAGGATTTGTTTTGTTACTATTTGTAGGAACTGCGGTAATGATGAAACAAGGAATTATAGGAAAAGAATTAATCGCTACCGGCGATCAAGGAAAGTTTCGATTGGCATTGGAGTTTGATAAAAGTACCTCTATTCAACAAAATAATTTAGTGTCACAAAAAATAGAAAATTATATTCTAAATCAACCCGAAGTTTCAGCTGTTTTTAGTAATGTAGGTGGACCAAGTACAGGTATAGGAAGCATTGGAGTTGGTGCTGTCAACAAAACCGAATTGAATATTCAGTTAAAACCTAAAAATCAAATTAATAACCTCTCTACAGAACAATTTATGCAAAATTTAAGGGAAGATTTGCAAAAAGAATATACAGGTATTAGTTTTTCTATTACAGTTATTGGTTTAGTCCCTAAAACAGAACCGATAGAAATTACTTTGAGTGGAAGCGACTTGGAGCAAGTTTTACAATCAGGTCATGATTTAAAAGCTATGATTGAAAAGATTCCTGGCGCAGATAATGTTCGATTATCAGTCGAGACAGGAAGTCCAGAGTTGAAAATAATTCCAGATAAAGATAAAATGCAACGTTTAGGCTTAACGACAGCTTATGTGGGTACAAATTTGCGCACAGCTTTTACGGGGAATGACGATGCTATTTTAACTGAAAATGGAACAGAATATCCTGTTCGTATTTGGTTGGGTAAATTTAGTCGAGAAAATTATGATGACCTTAACCAACTTCATATAATTAATCCAATGGGTATTCCGATCGAGGTTTCTCAGTTTGCAGCAATTGAAAGAGATAATTCGCATTCACTTTTAGAACGAAAAGACAGACAAGCAGCAGTAACCTTAACGGCAGATGCTTTAGGTAGACCTTCTGGAACAGTGGCAGATGACGTTGTCGCTTATCTTGAAAATAACCCTTTACCTGCAAATATGGAACTCACTTGGGGAAGCGAAATTAAACGACAAAATGATAGTTTTGGAGCATTGAGTTCGGTTTTATTGATTTCATTTTTACTTATCTATTTGATTATGGTAGCCTTATATGATAGCTTTATTTATCCTTTTGTGGCGCTATTTGCTATACCTGTTGCAATTATTGGTGCATTTTTAGCATTGAATTTGTCTTTAAATAACATGAGTTTATTTGCTTTACTTGGATTGATTATGCTAATGGGATTAGTCACAAAAAACGCAATTTTAATCGTAGATTTTACAAATCAACTAAAAAGCAGTGGAATACATTACAAAGAAGCTTTGATTTTAGCAGGAAAAGAACGTTTGCGACCAATTTTGATGACAACTTTATCTATGGCGATTGGGATGTTGCCTATTGCATTGGCGAGTGGAACAGCATCAGAATGGAAAAATGGCTTGGCGTGGATAATTATCGGAGGTTTACTTTCATCATTGGCATTGACAGTTTTTTTAGTACCTATGGTGTATTATGTTGTAGATTCAATAAAAGAAAAAATGAATTAA
- a CDS encoding KGG domain-containing protein, translated as MKRSNSNNHNSHNSKSTLEEIYQLGYDHGFNDASQDEDYDDDFSDYEDDYDNFTSGYQEDNYDDDDYDDDYDDDYNDNDYQDYRRNNRRNMPERDSMGRFVSSNNRSSGRGSRSSSSQSNNRRSSSNSSSHNRSSRSGNNRNSDSESGTSKRGFASMSKAERTRIARMGGKASHGGGRSSNRRGRSSNSSRSGFGGRRND; from the coding sequence ATGAAAAGGAGTAATTCAAACAATCACAATTCGCACAATTCAAAATCTACATTAGAAGAAATCTATCAGCTGGGTTATGATCATGGTTTTAATGATGCTTCGCAAGACGAAGACTATGATGATGATTTTTCTGATTATGAAGACGATTATGATAATTTTACAAGTGGTTATCAAGAAGATAATTATGATGACGACGATTATGACGACGATTATGATGATGATTATAATGACAATGATTATCAAGATTATAGAAGAAATAACAGAAGAAATATGCCAGAAAGAGATAGTATGGGTCGATTTGTTTCTTCTAATAATCGTTCTTCTGGCCGTGGAAGTCGTTCTTCTTCATCACAATCTAATAACCGAAGATCATCTTCTAATTCCTCTTCTCATAATCGTTCTTCTCGAAGCGGAAACAACAGAAATTCGGATAGTGAATCAGGAACTTCAAAAAGAGGTTTTGCATCTATGAGTAAAGCGGAACGTACACGTATAGCTCGCATGGGAGGTAAAGCATCTCATGGAGGGGGGCGTTCTTCAAATCGAAGAGGACGATCTTCAAATTCGAGTCGTTCTGGATTCGGGGGAAGAAGAAATGATTAA
- the hmpA gene encoding NO-inducible flavohemoprotein: MLTDQNKQIILATVPLLREGGVTLTKHFYKRMFTHHPELKNLFNMGNQHSGKQQTALAMAVLAYAENIANPGVLMPVIDMIGHKHSSLNIQPEQYEIVGTHLLASIKEVLQDAATEEVLEAWTIAYNQLADLMIGHEQKMYQNKKEETGNWIGWRTFIVKSKVEESVEITSFYLKPKDGKAIPNHLPGQYLSIKVFLPEMNLEQIRQYSISCASNAEYFRISVKREQGPNIAVNGMISNFLHDHIVEGSEVELSAPAGNFVLQENTNKKVFISGGIGQTPLLSMLETLDLNEEAQQDLVWIHACRNKEVHAFADKIKNIQNNHPNVRKYQFYDIVEESVADASVLKGHIDFTKIEDWKFDSDAEYYVCGPRPFIEKMIGDLKTNQVNEEQIFFEEFGPKSL; encoded by the coding sequence ATGCTTACAGATCAAAATAAACAAATAATTTTAGCAACTGTTCCTTTATTAAGAGAAGGCGGAGTGACACTTACCAAACATTTTTATAAGAGAATGTTTACACATCATCCTGAATTGAAAAACCTGTTTAATATGGGAAATCAGCATTCGGGAAAACAACAAACAGCTTTAGCAATGGCGGTTTTGGCTTATGCCGAAAATATTGCAAATCCAGGAGTATTAATGCCTGTTATAGATATGATTGGGCACAAACATAGCAGTTTAAATATACAACCTGAACAATATGAGATCGTAGGTACACATTTGTTGGCTTCGATTAAAGAAGTTTTACAGGACGCAGCTACAGAGGAAGTACTTGAAGCATGGACTATAGCGTATAATCAATTGGCAGATTTGATGATTGGGCACGAACAGAAAATGTATCAAAACAAAAAAGAAGAAACGGGTAACTGGATAGGTTGGCGTACATTTATTGTGAAAAGTAAAGTAGAAGAATCTGTCGAAATCACTTCTTTTTACTTAAAACCAAAAGACGGAAAAGCAATTCCAAATCATTTACCAGGGCAATATTTAAGTATCAAAGTGTTTTTACCTGAAATGAATTTGGAACAAATTCGTCAATATAGCATTTCTTGTGCGTCAAATGCTGAGTATTTCCGTATTTCTGTAAAACGTGAACAAGGGCCAAACATTGCAGTAAATGGTATGATTAGTAATTTTTTGCACGATCATATTGTTGAAGGTAGTGAAGTTGAACTGAGCGCTCCTGCAGGTAATTTTGTGTTACAAGAAAATACAAACAAAAAAGTATTTATCAGCGGTGGAATTGGTCAAACGCCCTTGTTGTCTATGTTAGAAACTTTAGATTTGAACGAAGAAGCGCAACAAGATTTGGTTTGGATACATGCGTGTCGTAACAAAGAAGTACATGCATTTGCTGATAAAATCAAAAATATTCAAAACAATCATCCCAACGTTCGTAAATATCAATTTTACGATATAGTAGAAGAGTCGGTAGCAGATGCAAGTGTTTTGAAAGGTCATATCGATTTTACAAAAATAGAAGATTGGAAATTTGATAGCGACGCTGAATATTATGTATGCGGACCTCGTCCATTTATCGAAAAAATGATTGGCGATTTAAAAACGAACCAAGTTAATGAGGAACAAATTTTCTTTGAAGAATTTGGGCCAAAATCTTTATAA
- a CDS encoding chloride channel protein, translated as MNFKTHVSRKNYQWVKWSRIALCSALVGIVVGLLTLMFKTLVEQYEHLLLHKAKDFQLFFIVFPFIGLALIYVLRQFVFNKKKNKGISEVLEAVQSKKKIPSYKVLSHFFNGFLTVVFGGTTGIEVSTVVATATLGDMASRKDVIFKKYRKEFMGAAIASGVTILFCSPLAGLFFSYETIRKQKTKVFWITHILSVAFATAILFLMNVHPLVDLSQYVHDWKYEALPFFIVLSMLSGVYGVYMTKVVTYSKKASFFEHRPLLQLLIGSIFLGSILYFLPELYGSGYHTIIQFTQEKSYILSIALLALILVIIKPFTTGLTLKLGGDGGVFAPSIFAGACLGLIVGMLTKMYFVPDVLVLNFVILGVALTVGATLHAPFTAIFLTFGIFNSYVLWLPLIALTFVSYFLSKRIFPYTVYTLSVRK; from the coding sequence ATGAATTTTAAAACGCACGTATCCAGAAAAAATTACCAATGGGTAAAATGGAGTCGTATTGCTTTGTGTTCTGCATTGGTAGGTATAGTAGTAGGTTTGCTAACGTTAATGTTTAAAACTTTGGTGGAACAATACGAACATTTATTGCTACACAAAGCAAAAGATTTTCAATTGTTTTTTATTGTTTTTCCTTTTATTGGTTTAGCCTTGATTTATGTTTTACGTCAATTTGTATTTAATAAAAAGAAGAATAAAGGAATTTCAGAAGTATTAGAAGCAGTTCAATCAAAGAAAAAGATTCCTTCATATAAAGTGTTGTCGCATTTCTTTAATGGATTTCTTACCGTTGTTTTTGGTGGAACCACAGGAATAGAAGTTTCAACCGTTGTGGCAACAGCAACTTTGGGTGATATGGCATCGCGAAAAGATGTGATTTTTAAAAAATACAGAAAAGAATTTATGGGAGCCGCTATTGCCAGTGGTGTCACTATTTTGTTTTGTAGTCCGTTGGCAGGTTTGTTTTTTTCGTATGAAACCATAAGGAAACAGAAAACAAAAGTGTTTTGGATTACACATATTCTTAGCGTGGCTTTTGCAACCGCCATACTTTTCTTAATGAATGTTCATCCGTTGGTCGATCTCAGTCAGTATGTTCACGATTGGAAGTATGAAGCTCTACCATTTTTTATTGTATTAAGTATGTTATCGGGAGTTTACGGTGTATATATGACAAAGGTTGTGACATATTCAAAGAAGGCTTCTTTTTTTGAACACAGACCATTATTGCAATTACTTATCGGTTCTATTTTCTTGGGAAGTATTTTGTATTTCTTACCCGAATTATATGGATCAGGATATCACACCATTATTCAATTTACACAAGAAAAAAGCTATATACTTAGCATAGCGTTGCTTGCGTTAATTTTGGTCATTATAAAACCTTTTACAACTGGTTTAACACTGAAGTTAGGTGGTGATGGTGGCGTTTTTGCGCCAAGTATTTTTGCAGGTGCTTGCTTAGGTTTAATTGTGGGAATGTTGACTAAAATGTATTTTGTGCCTGATGTATTGGTTTTAAACTTTGTAATATTAGGCGTAGCATTAACAGTAGGAGCTACATTGCACGCTCCTTTCACTGCTATATTTTTAACCTTCGGAATTTTTAATTCGTATGTACTTTGGTTGCCTTTAATTGCCTTAACTTTTGTCAGTTATTTTTTATCAAAAAGGATTTTTCCCTATACGGTTTATACACTTTCAGTAAGAAAATAA
- a CDS encoding cupin domain-containing protein translates to MNLEELHQQEKEVSATLLFKGEMGTSTAIRLEEKAILKEHITKTAALLVCVSGITTYEDEKGQQITLKQGDYISIEPHVKHWLNATCKSHLILLK, encoded by the coding sequence ATGAATTTAGAAGAATTACATCAACAGGAAAAAGAAGTTTCAGCAACTTTATTATTTAAAGGAGAAATGGGAACTTCGACGGCTATTCGATTAGAAGAAAAAGCTATTTTAAAAGAACATATTACAAAAACAGCAGCACTTCTTGTATGCGTTAGTGGGATAACAACTTACGAAGATGAAAAAGGGCAACAAATTACTTTAAAACAAGGCGATTATATTTCTATAGAACCTCATGTGAAACATTGGTTAAATGCAACTTGTAAATCACATTTAATTCTTTTAAAATAA
- a CDS encoding Crp/Fnr family transcriptional regulator has protein sequence MLIDEKLLYEYGAERVSFKNGEYIFKEGSYPFFYFQILVGKVKLNHFNEEGKESIQNILSPGKSIGECFLFLDNQYPTNAEALEDTVLLRLNKSVFLELLNSNPYLYKNLSRCISEKLYYKFLMMQNNSINSPIVRLKGLLDYLKNDTVEIKTPFSFKVELTRQQLAGLTGMCVETVIRTVKLMESQDMLRLHKGKILY, from the coding sequence ATGCTGATTGATGAAAAACTATTGTACGAGTATGGAGCAGAAAGGGTCTCGTTTAAAAATGGAGAATATATTTTTAAAGAAGGTAGTTATCCATTTTTTTATTTTCAAATCCTTGTCGGAAAAGTAAAACTTAACCATTTTAATGAAGAAGGCAAAGAATCTATTCAAAATATTCTTTCGCCAGGCAAAAGTATTGGAGAATGTTTCTTGTTTCTGGATAATCAATATCCAACAAATGCAGAGGCTTTAGAAGATACAGTTCTTTTACGATTAAATAAATCTGTTTTTTTAGAATTATTAAATTCGAATCCCTACTTGTATAAAAATCTGAGTAGATGTATTTCAGAAAAGTTATATTACAAGTTTTTGATGATGCAAAATAATTCTATTAACAGTCCTATTGTAAGGTTAAAAGGATTATTAGATTATTTAAAAAATGATACAGTAGAAATCAAAACACCTTTTTCGTTCAAAGTAGAGCTTACTCGTCAACAATTAGCTGGTTTAACTGGAATGTGTGTCGAAACTGTTATACGCACAGTAAAATTAATGGAATCTCAAGACATGCTACGGTTGCATAAAGGAAAAATACTCTATTAA
- a CDS encoding efflux RND transporter periplasmic adaptor subunit, with protein MKKISWIIVGIILIGLVVFRLTSNKKTTESKVYQFNKEKPIVVSVDSIRLRAIDTENFYTGIFEPNKESKISSDIQGKINAVLVDVGSQVRKGQTLVQLDNSLLKYQLQTIEVQIEGLENDVKRYTILAEADAVQGIQLEKTKLNLKSAKIQQASLVEQIRKTAIKAPFNGVITAKLNEVGGFAAPAVPLLQITDISSLRFTINIPENDLIYFQTNQAYKISADLYPDFPLVVTTKMIGSKANSGNSFPIQFHVNNINNLSIKAGMFGKLSLSDSKQNQGIVIPSSAIIKEKDKLKVYLIKNGKAIIQPITVGKNVGNSAVVSSGLNQGDVIVTNGFINLFDGANITIK; from the coding sequence ATGAAAAAGATAAGTTGGATAATAGTGGGGATTATTCTCATCGGATTGGTTGTTTTTAGACTTACAAGCAATAAGAAAACTACCGAAAGTAAGGTTTATCAATTCAATAAAGAAAAACCGATTGTTGTAAGTGTAGACAGTATTCGTTTGCGAGCGATAGATACAGAGAATTTCTATACAGGAATTTTTGAACCGAATAAAGAATCTAAAATTAGTTCGGATATTCAAGGAAAAATTAATGCTGTTTTAGTAGATGTGGGAAGCCAAGTAAGGAAAGGGCAAACCCTTGTACAATTAGATAACTCGTTGTTAAAATATCAGTTACAAACAATTGAAGTTCAGATTGAAGGTTTAGAAAATGATGTAAAGCGTTATACAATTTTAGCAGAAGCCGATGCAGTACAAGGTATTCAGTTGGAAAAAACGAAATTAAATCTAAAATCAGCCAAAATACAGCAAGCAAGTTTAGTAGAACAAATTAGAAAAACAGCTATTAAGGCTCCGTTCAATGGAGTGATTACAGCTAAATTAAATGAGGTTGGTGGTTTTGCAGCGCCTGCAGTTCCTTTATTGCAGATTACAGACATAAGCAGTTTACGTTTTACAATCAATATTCCAGAGAATGATTTGATTTATTTTCAAACCAATCAAGCTTATAAAATTAGCGCGGATCTTTATCCCGATTTTCCACTTGTAGTAACGACTAAAATGATTGGAAGTAAAGCTAATAGTGGTAATAGTTTTCCTATACAATTCCATGTAAATAACATCAATAATTTATCTATAAAAGCAGGAATGTTTGGTAAATTAAGTCTTTCTGATAGCAAACAGAATCAAGGTATTGTTATTCCCTCTTCGGCAATTATCAAAGAAAAAGACAAGCTAAAAGTGTATTTGATAAAAAATGGAAAAGCAATCATACAACCAATTACTGTAGGAAAAAATGTAGGTAATTCAGCAGTTGTATCAAGCGGTTTAAACCAAGGAGATGTAATTGTAACCAATGGATTTATCAACCTTTTTGATGGAGCGAATATCACAATAAAATAA
- a CDS encoding TolC family protein gives MLVNARKLLIIPLFFIGWHTVQAQEVWTLKQCIDSAILHNKTLKVNQNNINISTYKEKEAKANLLPKIAANVDYNYFIELPTQLMPMNVFNPQVPEGQFRNIQFGVPHKINANVRLTMPLYNPQVYGAIENAKIANELSQLQFQKSEEQVLYDITTLYYNAQILKNQLDFLDSNWINTQKLLKNMQLLKEQLLAKGTDVSKIQLQADQLSTQKENVSNKYSSILNMLKLNIGIPMEQDVDVIAELEEQQLNHYTRENTVDFEIVKAYNKLLNNELTVLNRSKTLPTINLVASYGTTGFGYDKAPDNFLKFYPIGFVGLQLNYPIFNGTVTLQKINQKKLEISNNELQAQLIDDKNRVEIENSERQKTMAQQTIINTKNQINLAQSIYEQSILQQKQGVATLTDILLADNALREAQQNYLLAIMDYLKADLEIKKLKGIIKN, from the coding sequence ATGTTAGTGAACGCTCGCAAACTATTGATCATTCCGCTCTTTTTTATCGGATGGCATACAGTTCAGGCACAAGAAGTTTGGACATTAAAGCAATGCATTGATTCGGCAATTCTGCATAATAAAACGTTGAAAGTCAATCAAAACAACATCAATATCAGTACGTACAAGGAAAAAGAAGCAAAAGCTAATTTGCTTCCGAAAATTGCAGCAAATGTTGATTATAATTATTTTATAGAATTGCCTACACAATTGATGCCAATGAATGTCTTTAATCCGCAAGTGCCCGAAGGACAATTCAGAAATATACAATTTGGCGTACCGCATAAAATCAATGCAAATGTCCGATTGACAATGCCTTTGTATAATCCACAGGTTTATGGAGCAATTGAGAATGCTAAAATCGCCAATGAACTTAGTCAGCTTCAATTTCAAAAATCGGAAGAACAAGTTTTATACGACATTACGACCTTGTATTACAATGCTCAAATTCTTAAAAATCAACTTGATTTTTTGGATAGTAATTGGATAAATACACAAAAGCTATTAAAGAATATGCAACTTTTGAAAGAACAACTTTTGGCAAAAGGAACAGATGTTAGTAAAATACAATTGCAAGCTGATCAACTTAGTACACAAAAGGAAAATGTATCGAATAAATACAGTTCAATATTAAATATGTTGAAATTGAATATTGGAATTCCTATGGAACAAGATGTGGACGTAATTGCTGAATTAGAAGAACAACAGCTGAACCATTATACAAGAGAAAATACAGTTGATTTTGAAATTGTCAAAGCTTATAATAAGTTATTAAACAATGAATTAACTGTTTTAAATCGATCAAAAACTCTTCCGACAATTAATTTGGTTGCTTCGTATGGAACAACAGGTTTTGGTTATGATAAAGCACCAGATAATTTTCTTAAATTTTATCCCATTGGCTTTGTAGGTTTACAACTCAATTATCCAATTTTCAACGGAACGGTTACTCTTCAAAAGATCAATCAGAAAAAATTAGAAATTAGTAATAACGAACTGCAAGCGCAATTGATTGATGATAAAAATAGAGTAGAGATAGAGAATAGTGAACGACAAAAAACGATGGCACAACAAACAATCATCAACACTAAAAATCAAATAAATTTAGCCCAGTCAATTTACGAACAATCAATTCTACAACAGAAACAAGGTGTTGCAACATTAACGGATATTTTATTGGCAGACAATGCACTTAGAGAAGCGCAGCAAAATTATTTATTGGCTATAATGGATTATTTAAAAGCTGATTTAGAAATAAAAAAACTGAAAGGAATCATTAAAAACTAA